One genomic window of Microbacterium testaceum StLB037 includes the following:
- a CDS encoding ribose-5-phosphate isomerase, which yields MTSPLRIVIGSDDAGFDYKEILKRDLEANGGVVSVTDVGVDAEGHTPYPTVAIEAASRVANGEADRALLICGTGLGVAIAANKVPGIRAVTAHDSFSVERGVLSNNAQVLTMGQRVVGIELARRLVREWLTYRFDESSASAEKVAVLTAYENTGSC from the coding sequence ATGACCTCTCCCCTGCGCATCGTGATCGGCTCCGACGACGCCGGATTCGACTACAAGGAGATCCTCAAACGCGACCTCGAGGCGAACGGCGGCGTCGTGTCGGTCACCGACGTGGGAGTGGATGCCGAGGGCCACACGCCCTACCCGACGGTCGCGATCGAAGCGGCCTCCCGCGTCGCCAACGGCGAGGCCGACCGCGCCCTGTTGATCTGCGGGACGGGGCTGGGCGTGGCGATCGCGGCCAATAAGGTCCCCGGTATCCGCGCCGTCACCGCGCACGATTCCTTCTCGGTCGAGCGCGGGGTTCTGTCCAACAACGCGCAGGTGCTCACGATGGGGCAGCGCGTCGTCGGGATCGAGCTCGCGCGACGCCTCGTGCGCGAGTGGCTCACCTATCGCTTCGATGAGTCGTCGGCGAGCGCCGAGAAGGTCGCCGTCCTCACCGCGTACGAGAACACCGGATCCTGCTGA